In a single window of the Merismopedia glauca CCAP 1448/3 genome:
- a CDS encoding GerMN domain-containing protein: MSEPGNRRFPVIIAAIFSTLLVGGGGLAWWISQNNQGLKPISPPTTQSQLVPGSATPSVQSATEKSLNLYWLKDNGKKLELVPSPVQVQAGDNPSTVLQAVFRALLAGSNNSQLASTIPQGTKLRSLEVKPDGVHVNLSQEFTSGGGSASMSGRLGQVVYTATALDPNASVWINVEGKKLEVLGGEGLEIEQPLTRQKFREDFDF; encoded by the coding sequence ATGAGCGAACCAGGAAATCGTCGCTTTCCAGTAATTATAGCCGCTATTTTCTCGACACTCTTGGTTGGTGGAGGGGGTTTGGCTTGGTGGATATCGCAGAACAACCAGGGGTTAAAGCCTATTTCCCCACCAACTACTCAAAGCCAACTTGTTCCTGGTAGTGCTACCCCAAGCGTACAATCTGCGACTGAAAAAAGCCTTAATCTTTATTGGTTGAAGGATAATGGCAAAAAACTAGAGTTAGTTCCCTCCCCTGTTCAAGTTCAGGCAGGTGATAATCCTAGTACTGTACTTCAAGCAGTTTTTCGGGCTTTATTGGCAGGATCTAACAACTCGCAGTTAGCCAGTACTATCCCCCAAGGTACTAAGTTACGCAGCCTCGAAGTTAAACCAGATGGAGTTCACGTTAATCTTTCTCAAGAATTTACGTCTGGGGGAGGAAGTGCCTCAATGAGTGGGAGATTAGGACAAGTAGTCTACACTGCTACTGCTTTAGATCCAAATGCCTCTGTCTGGATTAATGTTGAAGGGAAAAAGCTAGAGGTTTTGGGTGGTGAAGGATTAGAGATAGAACAACCTTTGACTCGCCAAAAGTTTCGGGAAGATTTTGATTTCTGA